From a single Parambassis ranga chromosome 2, fParRan2.1, whole genome shotgun sequence genomic region:
- the LOC114447677 gene encoding H-2 class I histocompatibility antigen, L-D alpha chain-like isoform X2: MRLLSVLVLLGTGLAVSGDRHSLTYIYTAFSKSVGLPGIHEFTAMGLLDNKMIDYYDSETQKKVPKQHWMEEKLEHNYWEKGTQSRRSKQQWFKVNIDILMKRMRQNATDTHVLQWMHGCEGHMQSDGKLKYVRGIDMYSYDGNDFLSFDDESSVWVAPVDAAVSTKRKWDDVQVLKEYTKGYLENECIDWLSKFMTYGQEEIKKAKQPEVYMYTSEAKVQTNIILTCFATGFYPKDIVLRIRREGRVLKSVDGLLSSGVRPNEDDTYQRKDWVEIVKSDVSTYTCEIIHEASGMEVLKQWDHKLTSSSDGDGAAIGGAIAGVVVVLGLVVVLLAVLYKRGILGGARSHGPPAPTGPPASTGPPAPTGPPAGDPALTVVEPLIPDAAGATSVPGGSQGSLSSGSDSGVSSDDNGNPTPGETTPLTQQG, encoded by the exons ATGAGGCTCCTGTCAGTGCTTGTCCTTCTGGGGACAGGGCTGGCGGTAAGCGGCG ACAGGCATTCCCTCACATACATCTAcacggccttctccaaatccgtCGGCCTACCGGGCATCCACGAGTTCACCGCCATGGGACTGCTGGACAACAAGATGATCGACTACTACGACAGTGAGACCCAGAAGAAGGTTCCCAAACAGCACTGGATGGAGGAAAAGCTGGAACACAACTACTGGGAAAAAGGCACACAGTCCCGCCGCAGCAAACAGCAGTGGTTCAAGGTCAACATCGACATCCTGATGAAACGGATGAGGCAGAACGCCACCG aCACACATGTTCTTCAGTGGATGCATGGCTGTGAGGGCCATATGCAGTCCGATGGCAAACTCAAATATGTCCGGGGAATAGACATGTACAGTTACGACGGGAACGACTTCCTGTCCTTCGATGATGAGTCCTCAGTCTGGGTCGCCCCAGTCGATGCGGCAGTCTCCACCAAGAGGAAATGGGATGATGTCCAGGTGCTGAAGGAGTACACCAAGGGCTACCTGGAGAACGAGTGCATCGACTGGCTGAGCAAGTTCATGACCTATGGGCAAGAAGAGATAAAAAAAGCCA AGCAACCTGAAGTGTACATGTACACAAGTGAAGCCAAAGTGCAGACAAACATCATTTTGACGTGCTTCGCCACCGGCTTCTACCCGAAAGACATCGTCCTGCGCATCAGAAGGGAGGGCCGCGTCCTGAAGAGCGTGGACGGACTGCTCAGCTCGGGAGTTCGTCCAAATGAAGACGACACCTACCAGAGAAAGGACTGGGTGGAAATCGTGAAGTCTGACGTGTCTACTTACACCTGCGAGATCATCCATGAAGCAAGCGGCATGGAGGTTCTGAAACAGTGGG atcACAAGCTGACCTCTTCATCTGATGGAGATGGTGCAGCCATTGGTGGAGCCATCGCTGGCGTGGTGGTGGTTCTGGGTTTGGTGGTTGTGCTGTTGGCGGTTCTGTATAAAAGAGGCATTCTTG GTGGAGCCAGGAGCCATG GTCCTCCTGCCCCTACAGGTCCTCCTGCCTCTACAGGTCCTCCTGCCCCTACAGGTCCTCCTGCTGGAG atccagCTCTCACAGTGGTTGAACCGCTCATCCCTG aTGCAGCTGGCGCCACCTCTG TACCTGGCGGGTCGCAGGGCTCTCTCAGTAGTGGCAGTGACTCTGGAGTCTCCT CTGATGACAACGGGAACCCGACCCCTGGGGAAACCACCCCCCTGACACAGCAGGGTTAG
- the LOC114447677 gene encoding H-2 class I histocompatibility antigen, L-D alpha chain-like isoform X1, which produces MRLLSVLVLLGTGLAVSGDRHSLTYIYTAFSKSVGLPGIHEFTAMGLLDNKMIDYYDSETQKKVPKQHWMEEKLEHNYWEKGTQSRRSKQQWFKVNIDILMKRMRQNATDTHVLQWMHGCEGHMQSDGKLKYVRGIDMYSYDGNDFLSFDDESSVWVAPVDAAVSTKRKWDDVQVLKEYTKGYLENECIDWLSKFMTYGQEEIKKAKQPEVYMYTSEAKVQTNIILTCFATGFYPKDIVLRIRREGRVLKSVDGLLSSGVRPNEDDTYQRKDWVEIVKSDVSTYTCEIIHEASGMEVLKQWDHKLTSSSDGDGAAIGGAIAGVVVVLGLVVVLLAVLYKRGILGGARSHGPPAPTGPPAPTGPPASTGPPAPTGPPAGDPALTVVEPLIPDAAGATSVPGGSQGSLSSGSDSGVSSDDNGNPTPGETTPLTQQG; this is translated from the exons ATGAGGCTCCTGTCAGTGCTTGTCCTTCTGGGGACAGGGCTGGCGGTAAGCGGCG ACAGGCATTCCCTCACATACATCTAcacggccttctccaaatccgtCGGCCTACCGGGCATCCACGAGTTCACCGCCATGGGACTGCTGGACAACAAGATGATCGACTACTACGACAGTGAGACCCAGAAGAAGGTTCCCAAACAGCACTGGATGGAGGAAAAGCTGGAACACAACTACTGGGAAAAAGGCACACAGTCCCGCCGCAGCAAACAGCAGTGGTTCAAGGTCAACATCGACATCCTGATGAAACGGATGAGGCAGAACGCCACCG aCACACATGTTCTTCAGTGGATGCATGGCTGTGAGGGCCATATGCAGTCCGATGGCAAACTCAAATATGTCCGGGGAATAGACATGTACAGTTACGACGGGAACGACTTCCTGTCCTTCGATGATGAGTCCTCAGTCTGGGTCGCCCCAGTCGATGCGGCAGTCTCCACCAAGAGGAAATGGGATGATGTCCAGGTGCTGAAGGAGTACACCAAGGGCTACCTGGAGAACGAGTGCATCGACTGGCTGAGCAAGTTCATGACCTATGGGCAAGAAGAGATAAAAAAAGCCA AGCAACCTGAAGTGTACATGTACACAAGTGAAGCCAAAGTGCAGACAAACATCATTTTGACGTGCTTCGCCACCGGCTTCTACCCGAAAGACATCGTCCTGCGCATCAGAAGGGAGGGCCGCGTCCTGAAGAGCGTGGACGGACTGCTCAGCTCGGGAGTTCGTCCAAATGAAGACGACACCTACCAGAGAAAGGACTGGGTGGAAATCGTGAAGTCTGACGTGTCTACTTACACCTGCGAGATCATCCATGAAGCAAGCGGCATGGAGGTTCTGAAACAGTGGG atcACAAGCTGACCTCTTCATCTGATGGAGATGGTGCAGCCATTGGTGGAGCCATCGCTGGCGTGGTGGTGGTTCTGGGTTTGGTGGTTGTGCTGTTGGCGGTTCTGTATAAAAGAGGCATTCTTG GTGGAGCCAGGAGCCATG GTCCTCCTGCCCCTACAGGTCCTCCTGCCCCTACAGGTCCTCCTGCCTCTACAGGTCCTCCTGCCCCTACAGGTCCTCCTGCTGGAG atccagCTCTCACAGTGGTTGAACCGCTCATCCCTG aTGCAGCTGGCGCCACCTCTG TACCTGGCGGGTCGCAGGGCTCTCTCAGTAGTGGCAGTGACTCTGGAGTCTCCT CTGATGACAACGGGAACCCGACCCCTGGGGAAACCACCCCCCTGACACAGCAGGGTTAG